TCCCCAACCACGTCCAGAGCCCAATCCACAACCACTCCAGGGGCTCGGCCCCATTGCGCAAAAGGGGACGCTGATCCAAAACAGCACTAATGATTTGACTGACAAAGTGGGCCTGCAACTCCACACCACTCATCAATTGCGTACGCTGGTGCTTACCCACGAGATAGGGATCAGAATTGTACGGGGTGGCGGAAAAGTCTTTCAGGCTGGTGGCCGTTGATCCAATCAGGACAATGCGATCGCGGAGCTCATCCTGGGAAAGACGACGCTCTAGCACATGGCTTAGGGGAATCATGCGGAAAGAGCCGGTCTTGCCTCGGAAATTGACCCAGACTTGGTAAGCACCGACATCCGCCCGGACGTAATTTCCATCATCCGCCTTGAGTTGCTGAAACACAGCGGAACCCAGTTTTAAATTACGGGAATTAGGCGTAGCAGGCTTGGGCGCAATGCCATAGGGAGCCAGGTAAAGCTGCGCTAACTTGAGGGCAAAACTTTCTTGATAGCGGGGACGATGTTCTGTCTGCCAGTAGAGAATCGATCGCCGTACGGTTTGGTCTGGGTCGAGAATAATATTATTGAATCCCACTTGTCCCAATTCATCCAACGGAGCCGGAGGCTTGATGCCAGCCGCATTACTTTGATCCGGCAGTTGCTCAATGCCGATCAAATTGGGCATGGATTTCATCACATTCACCAGTTCAGGATACTGACGATCGTTGGGTAAATCTCGATAGAGATCCAAGCCGATCGCCCGCGGCTGGGCGGCCTTGAGGGTTTGCAAAAGCTGCGTCAAGGTTTGATTGGAAATTGGCCAGCCCCCCGCCTGCTGAAGATCGCCCTCCTCAATCGCAACAATGACAATCCGGTGATCGATCGGTTCAGTGGGGCGTAGGCGAAAAAATTGATCACTCACGCTAAATTCCCAGCCTTGCAGAATTCCCGTTGACCGCAATGCAATGATGCAGCCTGCTACCCCAACCGCTGTCAACAGGGTGCCACTCCTTGCCCAAACTCGTCGGCAACGATCGACCCATACCGATCGCGACTGAACTTGGGCAGAGGCACTAGATTGACGGGGATGCAAAAATCGGAGAATCACTGCTAGCAAAGGCGTAGGCGAGTATCAAGCAAAAACACTCTATCGATTGATACATTCACTCGTTGGCCCCCAATCTTTTCGGCCAACCGATGCAACACCATCCATGCTGATGCAACATCACAAGTGTCAGTATTAGACTATCAAGCGCGAATCAATCCTACAAAATGTAAGTTGGAATGGCCTTTTGGAAAATCATACTTGGGAGATAAAAATCATTAAATTAAGTTTTTTGTCGAGATTGAGCAACCCACTCAATGACCTGATGTCCAAGGCGGACATGGCTGAGCCGATCGATCTCCCGAATGCCCGTGGGACTGGTGACATTCACTTCCGTCAGGTAACCACCAATGATATCAATGCCGACGAAGATGAGACCATCCCGCCGCAGGGTCGGCGCAAGTTGGGTGCAAATTTCCCGATCGCGATCGGTGATATCAATTTGGTCAGCCCGTCCCCCAACGGCCATGTTGCCCCGGAACTCTTCCCCGGTGGGAACACGATTCACTGCACCGATCGGCTCGCCATCCAGCAAAATCACCCGCTTATCCCCCTGCTTGGCGTCGGGGAGATAGGTTTGCACCATGATGGGCAGGCGGCCTTGGTGGGTGCTGATTTCAACCAGGGAGTTGAAGTTGCGATCGCCCGGTTCCAGAAACAAAATCCCTTCTCCTGCCTTGCCCCCCAGAGGTTTGAGCACCGCTGCCCCCTGGTCTTCCAAGAACTTGCGGATGACTTGTTTATCTTGGGTGACGATCGTCGTGGGGACGGCCTCGGTAAATTGCAGGGCATACATCTTTTCGTTGGCGGCCCGTAACCCACTGGGCGCATTCAGCACCAAGGTCTTGCGGCGATCGATGTAGTCCAAAATATAGGTCGTGTAGAGGTAGAGGGTATCCACCGGCGGATCGACCCGCATAAAGACCGCATCCATGGACTCCAACGGTTGCAACGACGATTCGCCGAGCGTATACCAATGGGCAACCGCCACCCAGCGATTGGCCCCTGGCGTAACCGGAATCAGTTGCACAGGTTGCAGCGTGGCCCAAGCTTTGCCGTCGATGACGCTGAGTTGGTTGGCATAGGTGATCCAAACTTCGTGGCCCAGTTCCTGCGCAGCTTCCATCATGGCAACGCTGGAATCATGGGTTGGATCAAGGTGATCGATCGGGTCAATGATGAATGTCAGTCTCACGAAAGGGTTCCTCTGATTCAGCAAACGAAACGTCTCTCACCATAGCGCAAACTGACTGATTCCCTGTGTCCACCCGATCGACGGCTCAATCGGCGCGATCGAGGGGCTCCCCCGACTCTTCTCCGTTATCTCCGAGGAAGCTTACTGGGATTGGTACTCCTCCAGCAGGCGCAGGGTTTGTTCATATAGTTCAAG
The window above is part of the Alkalinema sp. FACHB-956 genome. Proteins encoded here:
- the gshB gene encoding glutathione synthase; protein product: MRLTFIIDPIDHLDPTHDSSVAMMEAAQELGHEVWITYANQLSVIDGKAWATLQPVQLIPVTPGANRWVAVAHWYTLGESSLQPLESMDAVFMRVDPPVDTLYLYTTYILDYIDRRKTLVLNAPSGLRAANEKMYALQFTEAVPTTIVTQDKQVIRKFLEDQGAAVLKPLGGKAGEGILFLEPGDRNFNSLVEISTHQGRLPIMVQTYLPDAKQGDKRVILLDGEPIGAVNRVPTGEEFRGNMAVGGRADQIDITDRDREICTQLAPTLRRDGLIFVGIDIIGGYLTEVNVTSPTGIREIDRLSHVRLGHQVIEWVAQSRQKT